In Schizosaccharomyces osmophilus chromosome 2, complete sequence, the following proteins share a genomic window:
- the sce3 gene encoding translation initiation factor, whose amino-acid sequence MSLTAFLGDEQFGSTSWADDVDDLPSLPQERPSFRSNYSAAEAPSAAYEPASRPMAGDGRRDAGFEREAIPIPSEPPFTAYIGNLSFDLTEADIADFFGDGVTSVRLVTDPMTERSRGFGYVEFKTADLLSSAMALSGETLMGRAIRITVAEPRRAAAPRDDRDWVRRGPLPPTERGDSGSRDGFVKSRTVRDPALDPLEPRESRESPREERDWVRRGPLPSRNPNSRPRLNLKPRSATNEQSESSSTTSAPSSKPKADPFGGAKPVDNTPVLKRVEEKLATKRTHAVRKDSTASSNNEASSEKKEDNPVEKKEDNSVEPVTEKLSEVKVADQEEAPENTEAEAPKDAEAAPVAEVEDEGWTKIGKGRK is encoded by the exons ATGAGTCTTACTGCCTTCTTAGGTGACGAACAATTTGGCTCGACCAGCTGGGCTGACGACGTTGATGATTTGCCTTCTTTGC CCCAAGAACGTCCTAGCTTCCGTAGTAACTATTCTGCAGCAGAAGCACCTTCTGCTGCTTACGAGCCCGCTAGTCGTCCTATGGCTGGCGACGGTCGCCGTGACGCCGGCTTCGAACGTGAAGCTATCCCCATTCCCTCAGAGCCTCCTTTCACTGCTTACATTGGTAACTTGAGCTTTGACTTGACAGAAGCCGATATTGCCGACTTCTTCGGTGATGGTGTTACCAGCGTCCGTCTTGTCACCGACCCCATGACTGAGCGCTCTCGTGGTTTCGGCTACGTCGAATTCAAGACTGCTGACCTTTTAAGCTCCGCTATGGCTTTGTCTGGTGAGACTCTTATGGGACGTGCTATTCGCATCACCGTCGCCGAGCCTCGTCGTGCTGCTGCTCCTCGTGACGACCGTGACTGGGTTCGCCGTGGACCTCTCCCTCCTACCGAGCGCGGAGACAGCGGATCTCGCGACGGCTTTGTGAAGAGTCGTACTGTACGTGATCCTGCTCTTGACCCTCTTGAGCCTCGTGAGTCTCGTGAGTCTCCCCGTGAAGAGCGCGATTGGGTTCGTCGTGGTCCCCTTCCCTCTCGTAACCCCAACAGCCGTCCTCGCCTCAACTTGAAGCCTCGTTCGGCCACAAATGAGCAATCTGAGAGCTCTTCAACAACCTCTGCTCCCTCTAGCAAGCCTAAGGCTGATCCTTTTGGCGGTGCTAAGCCAGTGGATAACACTCCCGTTCTTAAGCGcgttgaagaaaagcttgCCACCAAGCGCACCCACGCCGTCCGTAAAGACAGCACAGCTTCTTCTAACAACGAAGCTTCtagtgaaaagaaagaggatAATCCcgtagaaaagaaagaggatAATTCCGTAGAGCCCGTTACTGAAAAACTCTCAGAAGTAAAGGTTGCTGACCAAGAGGAGGCACCTGAAAACACTGAAGCTGAAGCACCAAAAGATGCCGAAGCTGCCCCTGTTGCCGAAGTAGAAGATGAAGGTTGGACAAAAATAGGAAAGGGTCGTAAGTAG
- the wbp4 gene encoding U2-type precatalytic spliceosome WW domain-binding protein Wbp4 → MAEYWKSIPKYFCKYCQSFVTDTQLIRREHEQSFKHRNALKRFMNEIHSSNLKRLSQTKENPPSIPTHISESVLASYEKPKTQKPKIHPAKKKSTLDDWEIPDSTQAASSSHNYIPTQTPAVQDDEPTNLEKDKEQEQDSEEKKEISSLKRNRESVENEEKAFFHFKVRQKSLETEEISKDNTVRDSNAEEKEPKVIFKKKRSSARQNLKSSKKVTD, encoded by the exons ATGGCTGAATATTGGAAAAGCATTCCCAAatacttttgtaaatattgTCAATCA TTTGTTACAGATACTCAACTTATTCGGCGGGAACATGAACAAAGCTTTAAACACAGAAATGCGTTGAAACGGTTTATGAATGAGATTCACTCATCCAATTTGAAGCGACTGAGTCAAACTAAAGAAAACCCGCCTTCAATCCCTACTCATATCTCTGAATCTGTTTTAGCATCTTACGAAAAACCAAAGACACAGAAGCCGAAAATACATcctgcaaagaaaaaaagcacaCTAGATGATTGGGAAATTCCTGATAGTACTCAAGCTGCATCCTCTTCACATAACTATATACCAACACAAACTCCTGCCGTACAAGATGACGAACCGACTAATctagaaaaagataaagaacaagaacaagattccgaagaaaaaaaggaaatctcttcgttgaaaagaaatcgGGAATCTGTCgagaatgaagaaaaggctttcttccatttcaaAGTTagacaaaaaagtttagaaACAGAGGAAATCTCTAAAGATAATACAGTTAGAGATTCCAATGCTGAAGAGAAAGAACCGAAAgtaattttcaaaaagaagagatcTTCTGCTCGTCAAAATCTCAAATCCTCTAAAAAAGTTACAGACTAG
- a CDS encoding WD repeat protein, WDR44 family: MEVLLQDGQIKEHMLNEPWQTCTSSPNHEGILRKPSPVNIKRLPKRPAPTNPTPIPQNQNETNPMDTSPNEDSSSTSSSPLNDQSENEYNLDEADNVSLVDTTLHSSSSTAAEAADEGEQSTKLDEESIQYLYPKHNNNPVLNREHLRYVPIHKRRLPKKEMILNRNLFVAQVINAGCTEASNQKKLLGKIFHRYDPSNYKSPVWASEMSTSGKYLATAGKDSIIRVWKVIESKKDRIHHFNEEIRNKDSYFTGFSVFEPNPVLSCYGHKAEVLSVSWSKNDFLLTASSDSTVRLWHPRVGRCLAFFQHNEVVTCVSFHPTDDRYFVSGTLDHRIQIWSVLEQKVLHWNQLEHPISAICFQANGQRIIVGLFYGMCVLYDIEQLRYISSWLIHRSSSRNRKSRITGLQCTNAIPGEVNSKTYVLVSTDDRSIRIFDVENRCMILKVNEEHRARGQLLSRLNEDNSYIISKNGSNEVVLWHLPYKFLSSTNKRRGVVRHLPIETFRICTEGLTSAIIAPAKTTLEISRSEGYLCPKKNWKNPLSKASEKTFGAKPLETIIVSNMAGKVIVLRRDDLKVNKGPVKFRKFLHNWLHI; the protein is encoded by the coding sequence ATGGAAGTTCTACTACAGGATGGCCAAATTAAGGAACATATGTTAAATGAACCATGGCAAACATGTACATCATCACCAAATCATGAAGGAATTCTTAGAAAACCAAGCCCTGtgaatataaaaagacTTCCCAAACGACCTGCTCCTACAAATCCAACACCGATTCcacaaaaccaaaatgagACAAATCCAATGGATACGAGTCCCAACGAAGATTCCTCAAGTACCTCGTCGTCGCCATTAAATGATCAATCTGAGAATGAATACAATTTAGACGAAGCTGACAACGTCAGTCTGGTTGATACGACTTTACACTCTTCTTCCTCCACAGCTGCTGAGGCAGCAGACGAAGGCGAGCAGTCAACAAAGCTTGACGAAGAGAGTATACAATACTTATACCCTAAACATAACAACAATCCCGTCTTAAATCGAGAACATCTACGCTATGTCCCTATCCACAAAAGGCGACTgccaaaaaaagagatgATATTGAATCGAAACCTTTTCGTCGCACAGGTGATAAATGCCGGTTGCACAGAAGCATCAAACCAGAAGAAACTCCTTGGAAAAATCTTTCACAGATATGATCCATCAAATTACAAGAGTCCTGTCTGGGCTTCTGAAATGAGTACAAGTGGAAAATACCTAGCAACCGCGGGAAAGGATTCCATTATTCGAGTATGGAAGGTCATTGAGAGTAAGAAAGACCGAATCCATCACTTTAATGAAGAAATCCGAAACAAAGATTCTTACTTCACTGGTTTCAGTGTATTTGAACCAAATCCTGTTTTAAGCTGCTATGGTCATAAAGCTGAAGTACTTTCCGTGTCCTGGAGcaaaaatgattttttacTAACTGCATCCAGCGACAGCACCGTTCGTCTTTGGCATCCTAGAGTAGGCAGGTGCTTGGCCTTCTTCCAACACAATGAGGTTGTAACGTgcgtttcttttcatccaaCAGACGATCGATACTTTGTATCAGGAACATTGGACCATCGAATCCAGATATGGTCCGTTTTGGAGCAAAAAGTCTTGCATTGGAATCAACTAGAACATCCAATTTCGGCCATATGTTTTCAAGCCAATGGCCAGCGCATCATCGTCGGGTTGTTTTACGGAATGTGTGTTTTATATGATATAGAACAACTTCGTTATATTTCTTCATGGCTCATTCATCGATCATCTTCacgaaatagaaaaagtagAATCACTGGATTGCAATGCACAAATGCCATTCCTGGAGAAGTCAATTCCAAGACATATGTTTTGGTTTCCACAGACGATAGATCCATTCGGATTTTTGACGTTGAAAATAGATGTATGATTTTAAAAGTGAATGAAGAACATCGTGCACGCGGACAACTACTTTCTCGTCTAAATGAAGACAACTCCTACATCATTAGCAAAAATGGCTCCAACGAAGTTGTATTGTGGCATCTTCCATACAAATTTCTATCATCGACAAACAAACGAAGAGGCGTTGTTCGACATCTGCCGATCGAAACATTTCGGATTTGCACAGAGGGGCTCACTTCCGCAATTATTGCTCCAGCAAAAACAACTTTAGAGATTAGCCGCTCGGAAGGATATCTCTGTCCTAAAAAAAACTGGAAAAACCCACTGTCCAAGGCCTCAGAAAAGACCTTTGGTGCAAAACCCCTTGAAACTATCATAGTTAGCAATATGGCAGGAAAAGTGATTGTTTTAAGACGTGACGACCTAAAAGTGAATAAAGGACCTGTAAAATTTCGAAAGTTCCTTCATAACTGGTTGCATATTTGA
- a CDS encoding zf-CHY type zinc finger protein: MTPNWDIQIRIFCQRLRPQIVESNTELYLTVQTAKGSILLIVDKLVPYHVQFILEEGQENLQNLLNEYVKSSFKNLDTTITSLFNSCLQKWDTFASTRMDSSELTSDNGQGKQDPSRQEKKHVESTEKVVSNFSDLSIKEIVLPKDSSRSGSKNVKIKSLGNEKEGDSNEGLPSSNNTISQQKIPEREGFDQDNERQVPASQSDQIPRQVKTLQLQGNDYSLELTGLNLMNVGVLKAPRLKLVVKCIRCHYGNEVAVQEKYSLSCLRCNNGLQVIWLSGTIHVNSPRLGVLDLVGCAPVDVLPIDCFVSCLECTDEQEIVFKGLSSMQPMAQFCRSCRTRTLVQYQDTKFQLLKQREQAFGYQKPSNKSNKQNLGIVKGTPLPNRGACEHYKKSYRWFRFPCCNRIYACDKCHDIDQDHLNEYAKRIICGYCSFESMYTKEGTCSRCGNFTTRRQKSAFWEGGQGMRDPIRMSRKDPRKYKRVT; the protein is encoded by the exons ATGACACCGAATTGGGATATACAAATAAGAATATTTTGTCAAAGGCTACGTCCACAAATAGT TGAGTCAAACACAGAACTTTATTTAACAGTTCAAACAGCTAAAGGTTCTATTTTACTGATTGTGGACAAGCTTGTGCCATATCATGTTCAGTTTATCCTTGAAGAAGGTCAGGAGAATCTGCAAAACTTGCTCAATGAATACGtaaaatcttcttttaaaaatttggataCAACTATAACCAGCTTGTTCAATTcatgtttacaaaaatgggATACTTTTGCGAGCACAAGAATGGATTCATCTGAACTCACTTCAGATAATGGACAAGGTAAACAAGATCCTTCTAGgcaagagaaaaaacatGTCGAATCCACTGAGAAAGTCGTTAGTAATTTTTCAGACTTAAGCATTAAAGAGATAGTTCTCCCCAAAGACTCTTCCCGTTCAGGGTCTAAAAATGTGAAGATAAAATCTTTAGGTAATGAGAAAGAAGGTGACTCAAACGAGGGTTTACCAAGTTCAAATAACACAATCTCTCAGCAAAAAATACCTGAAAGGGAAGGTTTTGATCAGGATAATGAACGCCAAGTCCCTGCCTCTCAGAGCGATCAGATACCCAGACAAGTCAAAACATTACAACTTCAAGGAAATGACTACTCTCTAGAGTTAACAGGTCTTAATCTGATGAATGTTGGTGTTTTAAAAGCACCGAGGCTGAAATTGGTGGTAAAATGTATTCGCTGTCACTACGGGAATGAGGTTGCTgttcaagaaaaatattccctttcttgtttacgGTGTAATAATGGTCTTCAAGTCATTTGGTTATCAGGAACCATTCATGTGAATTCACCAAGATTGGGTGTGCTTGATTTAGTAGGATGTGCACCCGTTGATGTTTTACCAATTGactgttttgtttcatgTTTGGAATGTACAGATGAGCAAGAAATAGTCTTCAAAGGACTTTCCTCTATGCAGCCCATGGCTCAATTTTGCAGATCATGCAGGACAAGAACATTAGTTCAGTATCAGGATACAAAATTTCAGTTACTGAAGCAACGTGAACAAGCCTTTGGTTACCAGAAACCTTCCAATAAAAgcaacaaacaaaacctTGGGATCGTAAAAGGTACGCCCCTTCCTAATCGCGGTGCTTGTGAACACTACAAGAAGTCATATCGAT GGTTTCGTTTTCCATGCTGTAATCGAATCTATGCTTGCGATAAGTGTCATGATATTGATCAAGATCACCTAAATGAGTATGCAAAAAGGATTATTTGTGGTTATTGCTCCTTTGAGTCTATGTACACCAAAGAAGGAACATGCTCGCGTTGTGGAAACTTCACAACACGTCGTCAGAAAAGTGCTTTTTGGGAAGGCGGACAAGGAATGAGAGATCCAATCCGAATGAGTAGAAAAGACCCCAGAAAGTACAAAAGAGTTACTTAA
- the ubp4 gene encoding ubiquitin C-terminal hydrolase Ubp4 produces the protein MSDEYFDKLFDKAFVYIHDDETVQSCTFRGLQWLGEAKNLEEKGLYVKSYVFYLKAIKLAYEIPCRFEISVQAGAYSDFKHFQKQTLALIQKIFKLKNKLAVRHFLPCMSIQSAMKLTKDKSSKALFINVYSEESSKDYFLSEATINIPVSLFRSTSITEIDDYLKKAPFLPEVAVCYSLENHLDDIDIAYHIYSVLTSLKWKPQFLTSMSSKKIDENKSILEYLPIGLTNLGNTCYMNCVLQCLFACGELISPMCHKSQALGAINTGNPLGSGGKMTLAFLSLVNEVFQRKGKRVVSPKRFLDAVQSLNRDFSIDDQCDAQEFLNYLLDKIHEDLNSNASRASMSPLSDAQQSAREKLPLSYLNYVEWNLHIRHNLSIVEQIFSGQLCSRIQCTVCQRTSTTFAPFTSLAIPIPDVPGFVSLHECLRRFMAYEVLEGHNAWFCPACQRRRPAKKIMNISHLSDYLIIQIQRFRNTMIGWKKVDTPLQLNFRIPSNMLIPPCFQSGMNYDQCSYDLFAFVSHYGQLENGHYTSCVLSENQWYRIDDSIVQRVDGFAALQYDFSSSYILFYKKKEGVSELEKRS, from the exons ATGTCCGATGAGTATTTTGATAAACTATTTGACAAAGCTTTCGTTTACATTCACGATGATGAAACCGTACAGAGCTGTACATTTCGCGGACTGCAATGGCTGGGAGAG GCTAAAaatttagaagaaaagggCTTATATGTTAAGTCTTATGTGTTCTATCTGAAAGCCATCAAATTGGCTTATGAGATTCCATGCCGGTTCGAAATCTCAGTTCAAGCCGGTGCTTATTCAGATTTCAAGCACTTTCAAAAG CAAACGCTTGCTCTCATTcagaaaatatttaaattaaaaaataaattagcAGTGAGGCATTTTCTGCCTTGCATGTCGATCCAGTCAGCCATGAAACTGACTAAAGATAAATCAAGTAAAGCCTTATTTATCAATGTGTACTCTGAGGAAAGTTCCAAGGATTATTTCCTTTCTGAAGCTACCATAAATATTCCCGTTTCACTGTTTCGTTCGACATCCATAACTGAAATTGatgattatttaaaaaaggcCCCTTTTCTTCCAGAGGTTGCAGTTTGTTATAGCTTAGAAAACCATTTGGATGACATAGATATTGCTTATCATATTTACTCTGTTCTGACGTCCCTGAAATGGAAACCGCAGTTCCTTACTTCCATGTCAAGCAAGAAgattgatgaaaataaaagcattcTCGAATACTTACCCATTGGTCTCACTAATCTTGGAAATACGTGTTATATGAACTGCGTCTTGCAATGCCTTTTCGCATGTGGGGAGCTAATTTCCCCAATGTGTCATAAATCGCAGGCTCTTGGAGCCATTAATACTGGTAATCCATTGGGATCCGGTGGAAAAATGACATTagctttcctttctttggtaaacgaagtttttcaaagaaaggGAAAACGAGTTGTTTCTCCAAAACGATTTCTAGATGCTGTTCAATCCCTGAACAGAGATTTTAGTATTGACGACCAATGCGATGCTCAAGAATTTCTGAACTATTTGCTAGATAAAATACATGAAGACTTAAACTCTAATGCTTCTCGTGCTTCAATGTCTCCTCTTTCTGATGCGCAGCAAAGCGCCCGAGAAAAATTACCTCTTTCTTATCTTAATTATGTTGAATGGAATCTTCATATTCGACATAATCTAAGTATAGTTGAGCAAATTTTTTCAGGGCAACTTTGCAGTCGAATACAATGTACGGTTTGTCAACGAACGTCTACTACATTCGCGCCTTTCACTTCTCTTGCTATTCCGATTCCAGATGTACCCGGATTCGTTAGCTTGCATGAATGTCTCCGCAGATTCATGGCTTATGAAGTTTTAGAAGGACATAATGCTTGGTTTTGTCCTGCGTGTCAAAGACGAAGGccagcaaaaaaaataatgaatatATCCCATCTTTCTGATTACTTGATAATACAGATACAAAGGTTTCGTAATACGATGATAGGCTGGAAAAAAGTCGATACTCCTCTACAACTGAACTTTCGAATTCCCAGCAACATGCTTATTCCTCCTTGTTTCCAATCAGGAATGAATTACGATCAATGTAGCTACgatttatttgcttttgtgaGTCATTACGGCCAACTTGAAAACGGTCACTATACATCGTGCGTTTTAAGTGAAAATCAGTGGTATCGAATTGACGATTCCATCGTTCAAAGAGTGGATGGCTTTGCAGCGCTTCAGtatgatttttcttcttcatatATAttgttttacaaaaagaaagaaggtgTGAGtgaattggaaaaacgAAGCTGA
- the swd2 gene encoding Set1C complex subunit Swd2.1, which translates to MTTVPITYELLSSIEPRKWLKNTELGGEITSVSFDDSGELSLASSTDDSLKLYNCVTGKFIKELASKKYGAHLGRFSHHSNSLIHASTKEDDTIRYLDVVTNRYLRYFPGHKQAVTSLDVSPSDEIFLSASMDNTLRLWDFRSPNCQGLLNVSSPAVAAFDATGLIFACVSERKYKISLYNIKTYDSRPFQEIPLTFLPPHVSISNIEFSTDGKNILLTTANDCHYVVDAYSGQELLRVPARTNAKSASKNLSFYSSACMSPDSKYLFAANDEKHLAIYELPEMKPNQYSDTWNMHELMIQVKDTVPSDPQSCIPMTDKVDCPEVPSIVRFNPRHAQLVTAHSGVVFWN; encoded by the exons atgaCAACAGTTCCAATAACTTACGAGTTGCTGTCTTCAATTGAGCCAAGAAAATGGTTAAAAAATACAGAATTAGGTGGTGAAATCACTTCTGTAAGTTTCGACGACAGTGGAGAACTAAGTTTGGCGTCTTCCACGGATGATTCTTTAAAACTATATAATTGTGTAACAGGAAA ATTCATCAAAGAACTTGCCAGTAAGAAATATGGAGCTCACTTGGGTCGGTTTTCTCATCATTCTAATTCTCTGATCCATGCTTCTACTAAAGAAGACGACACAATTCGCTACCTTGATGTAGTTACGAATCGATATCTTCGGTACTTTCCAGGGCATAAACAAGCTGTCACTTCCCTTGATGTTTCGCCCTCTGATGAAATATTTCTTAGTGCTTCGATGGATAATACATTACGACTTTGGGACTTTCGATCTCCTAATTGCCAG GGGTTACTGAACGTAAGCTCGCCTGCAGTGGCTGCGTTTGATGCTACTGGTTTGATTTTTGCTTGTGTGAGCGAAAGAAAGTATAAGATCTCTCTTTACAATATAAAGACATACGATTCACGGCCGTTTCAAGAGATTCCCTTGACATTTCTTCCTCCACATGTAAGCATTTCAAACATCGAATTCAGCACTGATGgaaaaaacattttattGACGACTGCAAACGATTGCCATTACGTTGTTGATGCTTATAGTGGACAGGAATTGTTACGTGTACCAGCTAGGACGAATGCTAAAAGCGCTAGTAaaaacctttctttttactcTTCGGCTTGTATGTCTCCAGACAGTAAGTATTTATTTGCTGCAAATGACGAGAAACATTTGGCGATCTATGAATTACCTGAGATGAAACCAAATCAATATTCAGACACTTGGAATATGCATGAACTAATGATACAAGTCAAGGATACGGTCCCTTCAGACCCACAAAGCTGTATTCCTATGACAGATAAAGTAGATTGCCCTGAGGTGCCTTCTATAGTTCGCTTTAATCCTCGCCATGCACAACTCGTAACGGCTCACTCGGGCGTagttttttggaattga
- the saf4 gene encoding splicing associated factor Saf4 translates to MGRYRPPEEEENKRRKRTRAKNVVRFEMPFAVWCNQCQNLISQGTRFNAEKKHIGSYYSSKVWSFIFHCHTCSNALEIHTDPKNTEYNVFNGGKRKADASNTVTLSNVASSDNHDPLETLEKSITTQKTQEDQNTELELIYEKNERQWADPMTVSQKLRKRFREKKKLIKEQEQRENNLKYQAGLDLSLLPPTISDEKIAQQLARHERTESQAPVKPDYKKIIMKRSKKERFSNFDDAVALTGFLRNDSCFPKVSDTENAVVKVSKTREWTKGPEKTSTASLVEYEGSDEST, encoded by the exons ATGGGGAGGTATCGTCCtcctgaagaagaagagaataAACGTAGAAAGCGAACAAGAGCAAAAAATGTAGTTCGATTTGAGATGCCTTTTGCAGTATGGTGCAATCAATGCCAAAATTTAATCTCTCAGGGCACCAGGTTTAATGCAGAGAAAAAACATATTGGTTCATattattcttcaaaagtgTGGTCTTTCATCTTTCATTGTCATACTTGCTCTAATGCTCTCGAGATACATACAGACCCAAAG AATACAGAATACAATGTGTTTAATGgagggaaaagaaaagctgaTGCTTCCAATACTGTGACATTATCCAACGTTGCGAGCTCTGACAATCATGATCCATTAGagactttggaaaaaagtATAACTACCCAGAAAACGCAAGAGGATCAAAATACAGAATTGGAGcttatttatgaaaaaaatgagagACAATGGGCAGATCCTATGACTGTTTCTCAAAAACTTCGAAAACGTTTTAGG gagaaaaagaagttgatAAAAGAGCAAGAGCAAAGAGAGAATAATTTGAAGTATCAAGCTGGTCTTGATTTAAGTCTTTTACCCCCTACCATTTctgatgaaaaaattgctCAACAGTTAGCTCGTCATGAGCGCACGGAGTCTCAAGCACCTGTGAAGCCTGATTACAAAAAGATAATAATGAAACgtagtaaaaaagaaagattctCAAATTTTGATGATGCAGTCGCCCTAACTGGTTTTCTCCGAAATGACtcttgttttccaaaagtttCAGATACAGAAAATGCAGTTGTAAAGGTATCTAAGACGAGGGAGTGGACTAAGGGTCCAGAGAAGACTTCTACAGCATCTCTGGTTGAATATGAAGGAAGTGATGAATCTACTTAA
- the tif307 gene encoding translation initiation factor eIF3g → MNTSSLDWADEEEYGSSLPSIQTFDNPDGTKTMIEFRVDDNGKKVKVTRVIKKTVVTERVQHAVAERKKWAKFGQEAGKAGGVDTRTTSVGENVQLRLQLGWTNSKEEQQEEDALAAAKVKAKSGSVVRCRACKGSHFTAQCPYKSIIGPVDEPPLEATPATNRITGALGEKRYLPPHMRGASTREGGDSMFKRERDDSATLRVTNLSDDTREEELRDLFRRFGGIQRVYLAKDKETGRAKGFAFVSYYDRECAVRARDRLDGFGWNNLILRCEFSKPRD, encoded by the coding sequence GGCAGATGAAGAGGAATACGGTAGTTCTTTGCCATCCATTCAAACGTTTGATAACCCAGATGGCACAAAGACCATGATTGAGTTTCGCGTGGACGATAATGGCAAAAAAGTGAAGGTTACGAGAGTAATCAAGAAGACCGTTGTCACTGAACGCGTGCAACATGCTGTTGCCGAGAGAAAGAAGTGGGCAAAGTTTGGACAAGAAGCAGGCAAAGCTGGCGGTGTAGACACTAGAACAACCAGCGTTGGAGAAAACGTACAATTACGCCTTCAGCTTGGATGGACGAATTCTAAGGAAGAGCAACAAGAAGAGGATGCTTTGGCAGCTGCAAAGGTCAAGGCGAAGAGCGGATCTGTTGTACGTTGTCGTGCTTGCAAAGGCAGTCATTTTACTGCCCAATGTCCTTATAAGAGTATCATTGGACCAGTAGACGAACCACCTTTGGAAGCTACCCCAGCCACGAACAGAATTACTGGTGCTTTGGGTGAAAAACGCTACCTTCCTCCTCACATGCGTGGTGCTTCTACTCGTGAAGGAGGTGACTCTATGTTCAAGCGTGAGCGTGACGATAGTGCCACCCTCCGTGTCACCAACCTTTCGGATGATACCCGTGAAGAAGAACTTCGCGACTTATTTCGTCGTTTCGGTGGTATCCAACGTGTATATTTGGCAAAAGACAAGGAAACCGGACGTGCCAAGGGCTTTGCGTTTGTCAGCTACTATGATAGAGAATGTGCCGTTCGTGCTCGTGACCGTTTGGACGGTTTCGGTTGGAACAACTTGATTCTTCGTTGTGAATTTTCGAAACCTCGTGATtaa